From the genome of Nicotiana sylvestris chromosome 2, ASM39365v2, whole genome shotgun sequence, one region includes:
- the LOC138885772 gene encoding uncharacterized protein, translating into MARKAKDQLEDKNTFVEAPPYVKCFVEKELLEQYVFEKFLSCDAFFTMSNLSKLEFVTLDISGKNYLSWVLDAKIHLAAKGLGNTITQGNEASSQDKAKAMIFLRHHLDEGLKVEYLTVKDPLELWTGLKERYDHLKATVLPRARYEWMHLRLQDFKTVSEYNSAVFRITSQLKLCGEVMNDEDLLEKTLTTFHASNMVLHNNTVKGVLKSILN; encoded by the exons ATGGCAAGAAAGGCTAAGGATCAATTGGAAGACAAGAACACTTTTGTTGAAGCTCCACCCTATGTAAAATGTTTTGTGGAAAAGGAACTACTAGAACAATATGTTTTTGAGAAATTTCTATCTTGTGATGCTT TTTTTACTATGTCAAATTTGTCAAAGCTTGAGTTTGTGACACTTGATATTTCTGGAAAGAATTACCTATCATGGGTTCTCGATGCTAAGATTCACTTAGCCGCTAAAGGCCTTGGTAACACCATTACTCAGGGTAATGAGGCATCAAGCCAGGACAaggcgaaggccatgattttccttcgtcatcatttgGATGAAGGTTTGAAGGTTGAATATTTAACAgtgaaagatccacttgaattgtgGACTGGCCTGAAGGAAAGGTATGATCACCTTAAGGCTACGGTATTGCCAAGGGCTCGATATGAGTGGATGCACTTACGATTGCAAGattttaaaaccgtaagtgagtataactcTGCTGTATTTCGAATAacttcccaattgaaattatgtggggAAGTTATGAATGATGAGGATTTGCTGGAAAAAACTCTTACAACTTTCCATGCCTCAAATATGGTATTacacaacaataccgtgaaaggggttttaaaaagtattctgaattgA